A region of Streptomyces sp. NBC_01750 DNA encodes the following proteins:
- a CDS encoding DUF3052 domain-containing protein → MSATADHAEERTNPAVRLGFEPGQVVQEIGYDDDVEQELREGIEAVIGQELVDEDYEDVADVVVLWFRDDDGDLTDALVDAIGLLDEGGDIWLLTPKTGRDGYIEPSDINEAAQTSGLSQTKSINAGKDWSGTRLSAPKSKR, encoded by the coding sequence GTGAGCGCGACCGCGGACCACGCGGAGGAGCGGACCAACCCGGCCGTCAGGCTGGGGTTCGAGCCCGGACAGGTGGTCCAGGAGATCGGCTACGACGATGACGTCGAGCAGGAACTCCGTGAGGGCATCGAGGCTGTAATCGGCCAGGAACTCGTCGACGAGGACTACGAGGACGTCGCAGACGTCGTCGTGCTCTGGTTCCGTGACGACGACGGCGACCTTACGGACGCGCTGGTGGACGCCATCGGCCTGCTCGACGAGGGCGGCGACATCTGGTTGCTTACGCCGAAGACCGGCAGGGACGGTTACATCGAGCCGAGCGACATCAACGAAGCCGCGCAGACCTCCGGTCTCTCCCAGACCAAGAGCATCAATGCGGGCAAGGACTGGTCGGGCACCCGACTGAGCGCACCCAAGTCCAAGCGCTGA